The Poseidonibacter lekithochrous region ATGGGAGCTGTTCAACTTGGTATTTCAGGTGGGGAGCCTTTATTAAATAAAGATATTGTAGAGATTGTAGAACATGCAAATGATTTAAAGTTTTATACAAATCTTATTACATCAGGAGTTGGTGCTCCAAAAGGAATAGTAAAAAAGCTAAAAGATGCAGGACTTAAGACGGTTCAACTTGGTATTCAATCACATGATGAAGATACTATGACTTTAATTACTAACAATAAAAACTCATATAGAGAAAAAATTGCCTTTGCTAAAGAAGTAAAAGAAGCAGGGCTTCAACTAATTATTAATACTTGCATCACAAGACAAAATATTCATCAAGTGGGTGAAATCATTGAGTTTGCTGATGAATTAGGTGGAAACTATCTTGAAATTGCAAATATTCAATATTATGGATGGGCATTAAAAAATATAAATGCACTTTTACCAACGCAAGAACAATTAGATGAAGCAAAAAAAGTAACTGATTATTATAGGTCAAAAGAAAAAGCTATGAAGGTATTTTTTGTAGTACCTGATTATTTTGCAGATAGACCAAAAGCCTGTATGAATGGATGGGGAACTACATTTTTAACTATTAACCCTGATGGTGTTGCTCTTCCATGTAATACAGCAAATACTTTGCCTTTAGATTTTCCAAGTGTAAAAGATTTTTCAGTTGAGCAAATATGGAATGAATCTCATGCCTTTAACTATTTTAGAGGTGATAAGTGGATGAAACCTACTTGTAGAACATGTGATGAAAAAGAGAAGGATTTTGGTGGATGTAGATGTCAAGCTTTTGCATTAACAGGGGATATGAATGAAGCAGATCCTGTTTGTTCAAAATCTGAATTTCATCATGTAGTAACAGATAAAGTAGAAGAGAGTTTAAATACTCATGATGCAAAAATCTGGTATAGAAATAGAAAAAACTCTTTAGCTCTTCAAAAATAAAGTTGCTAATATAACTTAATAATAAAATTATAGATTATTAACTATAATAATCTAAATTTTGTTATTAAGGTAATCACTTGAATCAAATAATTATATGTATAATTGTATTTATATTTACTTCCTGCACAAATCAAAAGTTTACAAGTAGTTCTGAAACTTCTATTTATTCGCAAAAAGCTGACTTATATAATTTTGATAGTAATTTAACAAAAGCTATAGAGTATTATGAAAAAGACTATTTAGATAACAGAAATAATATTTCTGCCTTAAAACTTGCAAGAATTTATAGATATAAAATAAAAGATTATATTAAAATGGAAGAATGGTATATTAATGCGCATAAATTACATAATGATTTTGCCTTTTATGAATTAGGAATATTTTTTTATTTAAAAGGAAATATGAATAAAACTGTTGAATATTTTGATAAAAATAGTTTAAATGATTTTCTGGGAATGAGAGCTACCCTTACTAAGTTAAAGTATTATACGAATTTGTCTATTAAGTATTATGAACATAAAAATTATAAAGTTGAATTAAATAAAATAAAAAAGCTGTATTATTCAGATCATTATATATACAAGCTAGAAAATATTTATCCTAAGTTAAGAGATGATAATTATAAAGATTTTTCAATTCAATCTAAATATGAAGGTTATGCTGATACTATTATATATAAACATAAACTAATAAAATATGAAAATATTACTAAATATGAAGCTTTAAATACGGGAAATAGTAATTATCAATTAGCACGTATTAATAGATATTTATTATTAAATTATAAGCAAGCTATAACTTACTATGAAAGAGCACACTCGTTAGGACACATTAATTCTGCATTTGAATTAGCAGAATTTTACAATTATGAAATGAACGATATTCAAAATTCAATTAAATGGTATAAAAAGGCTCATTTAATTGGTAATAAACAAGCATCTTTTAATTTGGCTTTATTTTATGATTTTAAATTATATGCTTATACTAATGCTATAGATTGGTATAAAAAAGCATTTAAATTAGGACATAAATCATCATCTACTAATATTTCTTTAATATACAAAGATAATATTAAAAATAGTCAAAAATATTTAATATGGAAAGGAAATTGATAAGAATACTAATTTTCTTCTTTTTGCTTCAAGTTATTAAAAAGAATTAGATATTTTTATGAGAATCTGTTTATTCTATTTTTAGATATTTGTAAATAGTTTTTATGTATTGTTTATATTGAGTAAAAAGACCTAGTTTGGTCTTTCTACCATATAACCACTACCTCTAATATTTTTAATAAAATCTTCTTTTAATACTTTTTTTACTCTATTAACTTCTGCTCTAATTGTTGCATTATCAATATAATCATCATTCCAAACATAATCTCTAAACATATCATATTGAACAACAAGACTTCTATTATGAGCTAATAATTCAATAATTTGAATTTGTCTTTTTGGTAAAATATGTGGTTCATTATCAAATAATAAAGTCATAGTCTCTGAATCATATGAATAATGTTTTGATAAACGTTTATGTTTTTGTGGAACAATACTTGTTTTTAGAATTTTATTTATTCTAATTGTTAACTCTTTTAAATGAAATGGTTTTTTCAAATAATCATGACATCCAATATCAAAGGCTCTTTGAATATCTTCTATATCTATTAATGCTGAGATATAAATAGTTGGTATCATTCTTTTTTGTTCATGTAATCTTTCTAATATTGTAAAACCATTTATATCGGGTAAATTAATATCTAAAATCAAAAGATCAAACTTTTCTTCTTCTAAAAGTTCCATACACTCATGACCTGTTGTTGCATTTTTTACAACATGACCAGTAGAATTAAGATATTCACTAATCATTTCATTTAACATTGAATCATCTT contains the following coding sequences:
- a CDS encoding sel1 repeat family protein; the protein is MNQIIICIIVFIFTSCTNQKFTSSSETSIYSQKADLYNFDSNLTKAIEYYEKDYLDNRNNISALKLARIYRYKIKDYIKMEEWYINAHKLHNDFAFYELGIFFYLKGNMNKTVEYFDKNSLNDFLGMRATLTKLKYYTNLSIKYYEHKNYKVELNKIKKLYYSDHYIYKLENIYPKLRDDNYKDFSIQSKYEGYADTIIYKHKLIKYENITKYEALNTGNSNYQLARINRYLLLNYKQAITYYERAHSLGHINSAFELAEFYNYEMNDIQNSIKWYKKAHLIGNKQASFNLALFYDFKLYAYTNAIDWYKKAFKLGHKSSSTNISLIYKDNIKNSQKYLIWKGN
- the pqqE gene encoding pyrroloquinoline quinone biosynthesis protein PqqE, coding for MNSEIKPPLWILLELTHKCPLECSYCYNQLDFTNTQDAMSKDDWFRVMNEAREMGAVQLGISGGEPLLNKDIVEIVEHANDLKFYTNLITSGVGAPKGIVKKLKDAGLKTVQLGIQSHDEDTMTLITNNKNSYREKIAFAKEVKEAGLQLIINTCITRQNIHQVGEIIEFADELGGNYLEIANIQYYGWALKNINALLPTQEQLDEAKKVTDYYRSKEKAMKVFFVVPDYFADRPKACMNGWGTTFLTINPDGVALPCNTANTLPLDFPSVKDFSVEQIWNESHAFNYFRGDKWMKPTCRTCDEKEKDFGGCRCQAFALTGDMNEADPVCSKSEFHHVVTDKVEESLNTHDAKIWYRNRKNSLALQK
- a CDS encoding response regulator transcription factor, which codes for MKILLLEDDSMLNEMISEYLNSTGHVVKNATTGHECMELLEEEKFDLLILDINLPDINGFTILERLHEQKRMIPTIYISALIDIEDIQRAFDIGCHDYLKKPFHLKELTIRINKILKTSIVPQKHKRLSKHYSYDSETMTLLFDNEPHILPKRQIQIIELLAHNRSLVVQYDMFRDYVWNDDYIDNATIRAEVNRVKKVLKEDFIKNIRGSGYMVERPN